In Anopheles gambiae chromosome 2, idAnoGambNW_F1_1, whole genome shotgun sequence, a single window of DNA contains:
- the LOC4576804 gene encoding transmembrane emp24 domain-containing protein 1: MAAPPRYSTHPYRATTWQWSYPLLLSLLQLSTLGVFALQKELTINVAPGNVDCFFESAKAGQTIDIEYQVIDGGHGDLDISFELAEATGRTIFADYKKSDNIHQFPVPYDGEYKFCFDNGFSRSNSKTVFFELIIGREGDQDDPAGWSDIDLLDGLTPEEFYDMKVQDMEDAIKRVRNNLTKARQLQDVLRSHEARDRNVAEENYFKVNVWSFFQILVMVAVGTLQVFMVKSLFDVDSRAYKLLTKL; this comes from the exons ATG GCCGCACCGCCTCGTTACTCCACGCATCCGTACCGGGCGACTACATGGCAGTGGTCGTATCCGCTCCTGCTATCGCTGCTTCAACTGTCGACCCTAGGCGTGTTCGCACTGCAGAAAGAGCTGACCATCAACGTAGCGCCCGGCAATGTGGACTGCTTCTTCGAATCGGCCAAAGCCGGCCAAACGATCGACATCGAGTACCAGGTGATAGACGGTGGGCACGGTGACCTGGACATCAGCTTCGAGCTGGCGGAAGCAACGGGCCGGACTATCTTTGCCGACTACAAAAAGTCCGACAACATCCACCAGTTCCCGGTGCCGTACGATGGCGAGTACAAGTTCTGCTTCGACAATGGGTTCAGCCGGTCCAACAGCAAGACCGTGTTCTTCGAGCTGATTATCGGGCGGGAGGGCGACCAGGACGATCCGGCCGGCTGGTCCGATATCGATCTGCTCGACGGCCTGACGCCGGAAGAGTTCTACGACATGAAGGTGCAGGACATGGAGGACGCGATCAAGCGGGTGCGCAACAACCTCACGAAGGCGCGCCAGCTGCAGGACGTGCTGCGTTCGCACGAGGCGCGCGACCGCAACGTGGCGGAGGAGAACTACTTCAAGGTGAACGTGTGGTCGTTCTTCCAGATACTGGTCATGGTGGCCGTCGGTACGCTGCAGGTGTTTATGGTCAAATCACTGTTCGATGTGGATTCGCGGGCGTACAAGCTGCTCACCAAGCTATAA
- the LOC1281668 gene encoding immunoglobulin domain-containing protein oig-4: protein MQRTRPSTNVTLYVCIVVLLLVSIAIDDVEARRGRARGRTKSRMQIGLPITGKYRDPESDQYYNNNNGAKITLASHFDYEYVLGHKIAFLCVARGTPRPTITWFKDGVEIFSHLYLHVHEWYIGKDKVKSKIEIDPATQMDAGVYECTADNMYSIDRRSFKTDFSIAFD, encoded by the exons ATGCAACGCACCCGACCGTCGACAAACGTGACGCTCTACGTCTGCATCGTGGTCCTCCTGTTGGTCTCGATTGCAATTGACGATGTGGAGGCAAGACGTGGCCGTGCTCGAGGCCGCACGAAATCTAGG ATGCAAATCGGTCTACCAATAACGGGCAAATATCGCGATCCGGAGTCTGATCagtactacaacaacaacaac GGGgccaaaattacgcttgcatCACACTTTGACTATGAATACGTGCTGGGCCACAAGATTGCCTTCCTGTGCGTTGCCCGCGGTACACCCCGGCCGACCATTACCTGGTTTAAGGACGGTGTTGAAATATTCAGCCATCTTTATCTGCAT GTCCACGAGTGGTACATTGGCAAGGATAAGGTAAAATCGAAGATCGAGATCGATCCCGCCACGCAGATGGATGCGGGCGTGTACGAGTGTACGGCCGACAACATGTACTCGATCGACCGGAGGAGCTTCAAGACCGATTTCTCGATCGCGTTCGATTAG
- the LOC1281667 gene encoding guanine nucleotide-binding protein subunit beta-2, producing the protein MAPKDDPEVAALKKEITDMIAKFQEEQKKVADCKLFDKCADLGDVPKVRITTKKFLKGHINKVNSVHFAGDSRHCVTGSLDGKLIIWDTWTGNKVQVIPLRSAWVMSVAYADSGNFVACGGMDNMCTVYDLNNRDAQGNAKIVRELMGYEGFLSSCRFLDDTHILTGSGDMKICVWDLQVGKKTSEFDAHAGDVVSISMSPDKNTYVTGSVDRTCKLWDVRENTPKQTFFGHEADVNSVCYHPSGFGFATGSEDKTARLFDFRSDQQIGHYEPPNQSSGFTSCALSLSGRYILCGSDDNNIHIWDTMKGSHNGTLSGHENRITSICMAPNGMALASCSWDQHVRIWV; encoded by the exons ATGGCGCCAAAAGATGACCCGGAGGTGGCGGCATTGAAGAAGGAGATCACGGATATGATTGCCAAATTTCAG GAGGAACAGAAAAAGGTAGCCGACTGTAAGCTGTTCGACAAGTGTGCCGATCTGGGCGACGTGCCGAAGGTGCGCATCACCACGAAAAAGTTCCTCAAGGGCCACATCAACAAGGTCAACTCGGTGCACTTTGCGGGCGATTCGAGGCACTGCGTGACCGGCTCGCTGGATGGCAAACTGATCATCTGGGACACTTGGACCGGGAACAAGGTGCAGGTGATACCGCTCCGTTCGGCCTGGGTCATGAGTGTGGCGTACGCCGACTCGGGCAACTTTGTGGCGTGCGGCGGCATGGACAACATGTGCACGGTGTACGATCTGAACAACCGGGACGCGCAGGGCAATGCGAAGATTGTGCGCGAGCTGATGGGCTACGAAGGTTTCCTCAGCTCCTGCCGCTTCCTGGACGATACACACATCCTGACCGGGTCGGGCGATATGAAGAT CTGCGTCTGGGATCTGCAGGTCGGTAAGAAAACGTCCGAGTTTGATGCGCACGCCGGTGACGTGGTGTCGATCTCGATGAGCCCGGACAAGAACACGTACGTGACCGGGTCGGTGGACCGCACCTGCAAGCTGTGGGACGTGAGGGAAAACACACCGAAGCAGACGTTCTTCGGCCACGAGGCGGACGTGAACAGTGTATGC TATCATCCGAGTGGATTCGGGTTTGCTACTGGCTCGGAGGACAAGACGGCCCGTTTGTTCGATTTCCGCTCCGATCAACAGATTGGCCATTACGAACCACCGAACCAGAGCAGTGGATTCACATCTTGTG CCTTGTCACTGAGTGGCCGCTACATTCTTTGCGGCTCGGACGATAACAATATTCACATCtgggacaccatgaagggatCACACAACG GTACGCTGAGTGGCCACGAAAATCGCATCACTTCCATCTGCATGGCCCCGAACGGTATGGCACTGGCATCGTGCAGCTGGGATCAGCATGTGCGCATCTGGGTTTAG
- the LOC1281666 gene encoding procollagen-lysine,2-oxoglutarate 5-dioxygenase, protein MARAWTNCWWTVLVILSLDGLASYAADDASTKEPLIFTVASNATEGYVRYLRSAKHYDLTVTTLGMGKPWLGGNMKSVGGGYKINLLREALKPYRADKDRLVLFTDSYDVLFLAPWAKIQEKFASFEASIVFGAEGFCWPDESLKSAYPPLEGRGMRYLNSGLFMGYADKLYKLLKTPVKDAEDDQLYYTKAYLDEELRQELNIKLDHMATLFQNLNGVEEQVVLSLEPSEKEATLANSEYNTKPAIVHGNGPSKLTLNSYANYLAGAFVDGECQTVKEGRLTLSDGELPLVTMALFVEKPTPFLEEWFGTIAKLNYPADRLDVLVHSNVAYHAGTVKAFLDAQEGRYRSLKVIEHDGDFTETAARNFATKHCELRGCDYLFVVDSEGRLDDPNVLRALIEANRNVIAPVLTRPEKVWSNFWGALSGQGFYARSNDYMDIVGRKLLGLWNVPFVSIVYLVKRAVLPEVSYELQETDPDMALCWHFRSKGIFMHVINVEQYGHLIDTEYFDMTRTHPDFYQLFNNRHDWEQRYLAHGYKQQLEADFVPQQPCPDVYWFAIGSDRFCDDLREIVEAFGEWSDGSHSDKRLQGGYEAVPTRDIHMNQVGLEQLWLKFLQLYVRPLQEKVFIGYFHDPPRSLMNFVVRYRPDEQPSLRPHHDSSTYTINIALNTAGVDYEGGGCRFLRYNCSVTDTRKGWMLLHPGRLTHFHEGLLTTKGTRYIMISFVDP, encoded by the exons ATGGCACGCGCTTGGACCAACTGCTGGTGGACCGTCCTGGTAATCCTTTCGCTGGACGGGCTAGCTTCCTACGCTGCAGATGATG CATCCACGAAAGAGCCGCTCATCTTCACCGTGGCCAGCAATGCAACGGAGGGCTATGTGCGGTATCTGCGATCGGCGAAACATTACGACCTCACCGTGACGACACTCGGCATGGGCAAACCCTGGCTCGGCGGCAACATGAAGTCCGTCGGCGGTGGCTACAAGATCAATCTGCTCCGCGAAGCCCTCAAGCCGTACCGTGCGGACAAAGATCGGCTCGTACTGTTCACGGACAGTTACGATGTGCTGTTCCTTGCTCCGTGGGCAAAGATTCAGGAGAAGTTTGCCTCATTTGAAGCTTCCATCGTGTTCGGGGCGGAAGGTTTCTGCTGGCCGGATGAATCACTCAAAAGTGCCTACCCACCGCTGGAGGGGCGCGGGATGCGGTATCTCAATTCCGGTCTCTTTATGGGCTACGCCGACAAGCTGTACAAGCTGCTAAAGACACCGGTCAAGGATGCGGAAGACGACCAGCTGTACTACACGAAAGCGTACCTGGACGAGGAGCTGCGCCAGGAGCTGAACATCAAGCTCGACCATATGGCCACGCTGTTCCAGAATCTGAACGGTGTCGAGGAGCAGGTGGTGCTGTCGCTGGAACCGAGCGAGAAGGAAGCGACGCTGGCCAACTCCGAGTACAACACGAAACCGGCCATCGTGCATGGGAACGGGCCGAGCAAGCTGACGCTGAACAGCTACGCCAACTATCTCGCCGGTGCGTTCGTCGATGGGGAGTGTCAAACGGTGAAGGAAGGGCGGCTTACGCTCTCCGATGGTGAGCTGCCGCTCGTAACGATGGCCCTGTTCGTGGAGAAACCGACGCCCTTCCTGGAGGAGTGGTTCGGTACGATCGCGAAGCTTAACTATCCCGCCGATCGGTTGGATGTGCTGGTACACTCGAACGTGGCGTACCACGCCGGCACGGTGAAGGCCTTCCTGGACGCGCAGGAGGGACGCTACCGCTCGCTGAAGGTGATTGAGCACGATGGAGACTTTACCGAGACGGCGGCACGCAACTTTGCCACCAAGCACTGCGAGCTGCGCGGCTGCGACTATCTGTTCGTGGTCGACTCCGAGGGCCGTCTGGACGACCCGAACGTCCTGCGGGCGCTGATCGAAGCGAATCGAAATGTGATCGCACCGGTGCTAACCCGCCCCGAGAAGGTGTGGAGCAACTTCTGGGGGGCGCTCAGCGGGCAGGGTTTCTATGCGCGCTCGAACGACTACATGGACATCGTGGGGCGCAAGCTGCTGGGGCTGTGGAACGTGCCGTTCGTGTCGATCGTGTATCTGGTGAAGCGGGCCGTCCTGCCCGAGGTTAGCTACGAGCTGCAGGAAACGGACCCGGACATGGCGCTGTGCTGGCACTTCCGCTCCAAGGGCATCTTTATGCACGTGATCAACGTGGAGCAGTACGGGCATCTGATCGACACGGAGTACTTCGACATGACGCGCACGCATCCCGATTTCTACCAGCTGTTTAACAATCGGCACGATTGGGAGCAGCGCTACCTGGCGCACGGGTACAAGCAGCAGCTGGAAGCTGACTTTGTCCCGCAGCAGCCATGCCCGGACGTGTACTGGTTCGCGATCGGGTCAGATCGGTTCTGTGACGATCTGCGCGAAATCGTAGAAGCGTTCGGCGAGTGGTCGGACGGTTCACACAGCGACAAACGGCTGCAGGGCGGGTACGAGGCTGTCCCGACGCGCGACATCCACATGAACCAGGTGGGATTGGAGCAGCTGTGGCTGAAGTTTTTGCAGCTGTATGTGCGCCCGCTGCAGGAGAAGGTGTTTATCGGCTACTTCCACGAT CCACCACGATCGCTGATGAACTTTGTCGTACGCTATCGGCCGGATGAGCAGCCCTCGTTGCGGCCGCATCACGACTCCTCGACGTACACGATCAACATTGCCCTCAACACAGCCGGCGTCGATTACGAGGGCGGTGGTTGCCGGTTCCTGCGCTACAACTGCTCCGTTACCGACACGCGCAAGGGCTGGATGTTGCTGCATCCCGGCCGGCTGACCCACTTCCACGAAGGGCTGCTGACGACGAAGGGCACGCGCTACATCATGATTTCGTTCGTCGATCCGTAA